The genomic region AAACGTCAAACACGGCTGTGCAGTACCGCGGATCACAACCAGAACCAGACGATGTCCACAGCGGCCAAATTAACTTTCCTTTCTGCATGTGTTGCGAGTGGTGGCCTCATAGCGTACGTACACTACAGCCAGGCAGCCGATCGGTAAGCATAGGAAACCCATATTTGCAAAGACATTGGATCAAGTAACCCGTGCGTATCGCTTGGTTTCCCGGTGTGTAGGGAACGTTTGCACGAAGGAGTACGACGGGATGTTGAAAGGCAACGATTGAAGGAGCTTGCGGGTGCAGGGAACGAAATGGCAACGAGCGGCTCCATTGGTACGGCGAGAAAAGAGCTCCAACAGTAACCTGTGGCAAGCTATTCCGGTAGTCGAAGCTTTACACTTGGGAATAAAACTGTATCATCAACTAGAATGTATTTTAGTTAGGATATTCGTAGATTTAAATAAACTCAGCTGCAAGGATGAAACATAGCATTGCATTTGAGagttcatttattatttagtttttattttcatttcaaagacTCAAATTCATAAACTGTTTGGTGTcgtaaagcaaaaataaagaaataattaTTTGAACTAGGGAAACTAAGGCTTGTTTTACGCTGCCTTGTAGCGCCATTACAATAAAAGTTGAAcctttctttaatttaatctTCCCAACGGCATGATCTACCCCTGATGGCATGAGCATTATCGTAAACCCACCCGATGTTGCTCTTCATGCACTGGCCGGTGCTGTGCCTGGCAGTTTAGAGAACAGTACCATGCATTCAAACAGCATGGAATAGTCGCCAGTTCTTGGCAGAAGATGCACTGCAATGAAAGGGTGTAGAAATGTGAAAAAGACGCCTTTTGTTATCTACATTCAAAAATCAACGACACTGCCTTTACATAcccattgttttgttttaatctcCCTAATTTCTTTGAGATGCCGTTGTTTCAACCATTCCAATTGTCGTTCGTTTCGCTGCTCGCACTCCTCGAGTGCAGTTAGTGCAATTTTTTTAACCTCTTCCGGCTCATGCGTttcctccagaagtgttttaaactggatttaaattttgaaacaaattaaatctcaaATTTAGTTGCAACTATTTCCTATCAAACTTACCCTGTTAGGAGTGATCATAGTTCGTTTTAGGTTTTGCTTTGTTCGTGGTCGGAGTGGACCTGCCGGGGAACTTCCGTTGGTGCTGCTACAGTAGGAAtgcaaaatcaaaagaaacccAATGTTATAACACCtctcgggggaaaaaaattaattaatgatACCTCTGCGGTATTTTCAGCCTCGCGGGAGAAGAAGATGCGTGGTTAATCGTTGCAAGGCGATTTACGATGTTTGTGCTAACATTGGAACTGCTCGGTGGTGCTTGAAGTGTTGAACCAAAAGCATACGCTTCCCGTGGTCCATCCAAAAGCGTCTGATGCTTGAGAAGCTCATGCATTGCCAGCTGAAGGCCCTGCTGTTTGATGTTCATCTTCAGCGCCTTGGGATCGGTGTCGATCGGCTTCACGCAGTTCGCATCGACTAGCGCCCGTGGATGTTTATCACCGAAGAAGCGTACATCATATTTGTTATTGACGACGCGTATAACCTTGGCCGGCCAATACTGGAAGGACTTCTGCTTTGCGTACACCAGCTCATGTCGGGTACGGCACGGTCGGGTGAAAAAGTCCGGCCCAACCTGTTCGTTCGAGTGGCGGTAGCAATCGGGACATTGGAGAATCTCGAACAAATCGTATACGCAATCTGCCAGCATATACATCATAGCATCGTACTCCACAGAGGATGCTGCAATAGACCATATTGTTTTTGTATAAGGCGAATAACTTGTATAACCTTTCTTCTTATAATCATACGCACTGCCATGCACGATCGCTATGTTATGCGCAACATCTAGCAGGTCCACGTGGAATTCGTCCAGGGTGTTATAGCTTTCGTCCGCGATCTTCTTGCGGATGTCTGCTAATGCTAACGGCTGACGAAGGAACATCTTTTTACAAACCTCTATGGTTTTCCGCTCCCAGGCTGGAGTCGGACGCACCTTGCCATTGCCCATTTTTTTCAGCGAAAACGTGTCCTCCTGAAGCTGtgaaagattgaaaaattagTTAAGTTTCAGtcccaccactaccaccgcgGTACAAAACTGACTTACCCAGGATTTGTACTGCTCGAAAACGAATTGAAGTAAATAGTTCAATTCCGTCTTCCCTACTTGTGGTAGTACGTTGTCTGCTTTACTTCTCAGCAAACGACACGCATAGCAAAAACGGTTCACCATCTCTAGCTCCTCCGCATGCTGGGAAGCAGGATCGACAATGTCACTTACTTCAGGTTTGATGGAAGATGTATTAAGGCGTTCCTCCAGTCGGCGGTTTGGCGGGCGCACTATGCCTACAAATTTCGGTACATCGTCATCGATGATGAACGGTATCTTCACATCGTTCGCTTCCTCTTTCACCTGCGGTTCCGCCAAGAATTCGCGTTTCACTTCTGATGAAACTGAAGGATTTCCTACAAAAGTAATGtcgtcttcttcttggtgGTTGTTTTGTGTAGTGGAAACATTGCTTTCGTCCAGCGGAAACATTACTGACTGGCGCCGAAGGAAAGCGACGGGAGATTTGGCACCGAAG from Anopheles coustani chromosome 3, idAnoCousDA_361_x.2, whole genome shotgun sequence harbors:
- the LOC131261372 gene encoding uncharacterized protein LOC131261372; the encoded protein is MSTAAKLTFLSACVASGGLIAYVHYSQAADRERLHEGVRRDVERQRLKELAGAGNEMATSGSIGTARKELQQ
- the LOC131261373 gene encoding zinc finger MYND domain-containing protein 11, with translation MWTNVLFGIPCEGIKIIWNLIVTTPGEELEHNKLVRQLVKEVPSATAELCEKYIETACEQSLIRRGSRSNRRAKRRPSIVYTLPLWEEFEFSELQPDFWCYECHSATGNLLKCEDCHRCFHDCEPCRMTIEEKLLDLEQFVHKNKRITISSFGAKSPVAFLRRQSVMFPLDESNVSTTQNNHQEEDDITFVGNPSVSSEVKREFLAEPQVKEEANDVKIPFIIDDDVPKFVGIVRPPNRRLEERLNTSSIKPEVSDIVDPASQHAEELEMVNRFCYACRLLRSKADNVLPQVGKTELNYLLQFVFEQYKSWLQEDTFSLKKMGNGKVRPTPAWERKTIEVCKKMFLRQPLALADIRKKIADESYNTLDEFHVDLLDVAHNIAIVHGTSSVEYDAMMYMLADCVYDLFEILQCPDCYRHSNEQVGPDFFTRPCRTRHELVYAKQKSFQYWPAKVIRVVNNKYDVRFFGDKHPRALVDANCVKPIDTDPKALKMNIKQQGLQLAMHELLKHQTLLDGPREAYAFGSTLQAPPSSSNVSTNIVNRLATINHASSSPARLKIPQSSTNGSSPAGPLRPRTKQNLKRTMITPNRFKTLLEETHEPEEVKKIALTALEECEQRNERQLEWLKQRHLKEIREIKTKQWCIFCQELATIPCCLNAWYCSLNCQAQHRPVHEEQHRVGLR